In Herpetosiphon gulosus, the genomic stretch TTTGTTTGGCGGCAGCAGGCTTTAACGTGAATTGGAACAGCGGGGCCAACCCACATATGGCTCAGCATTATGCGCCTGGCCCAGCCACCCTCCAAGAAATTAGCGATGCCAACGATTGGCAACCAGGCGATGTGCTGGTGTTTGGCAATAATGGCGCTGCGCGGGCTGGCCATGTTACCTTGTACGTTGGCCCGTTCCAAGGCACTGATCGTTCAGGCACAAATTATGCGCTGAGTGCCAATTTCGATGTGATTGAAGCCAGCATGAACTTTGATCTTGCCAATGGTCAGCGTTGGGGCTTGGGCAATATCGCCACCACCCGCCAGCAATGTTTGCAAGGCAAGCGTGGCTATCAATGGGTCAAGCGGGTGCGTTTGAAAGAAGTCGCAGCATTAATTTAAATTGCTAGGCACTCAAATGAAGTGACGATCTGCAACCGATTGCTGATTCGCAGGTGAGCTAAACTGCGCTACAATGGGGCATATCGTCATTTCTCAATGTGGAGGAAAGACCCTCATGGAACGACCAATTCGGGTGTTAGTGGCCAAACCAGGGCTTGATGGCCACGACCGTGGCGCAAAAGTGATCGCCCGTGCCTTGCGTGATGCAGGCATGGAAGTTATTTATACAGGGTTGCAACAAACCCCCCAAATGATCGTTGAAGCCGCCTTGCAAGAAGATGTTGATTGCATTGGCTTGTCGATTCTCTCAGGTGCGCATATGACCTTGCTGCCCAAAATCACCACGATGCTGCGCGAAAACGATGGCGCGGATATTTTGGTCGTGGCTGGCGGCATTATCTCCGATGAAGATGCAGCAATCTTGCGCAAGGATCATGGGATTGCGGGAATTTTCGGGCCTGGCTCTTCGACCCATGCAATTATCGATTTTATTCGTGAGCATGTTGAGCGTAGCTCGGTAGAAGGGTAGGTTGGGCGTGGAACTTGTAGCAAAGGCTCGTGCTGGCAATCGCCGCGCACTGGCCCGCTTGATAACCTTGGTTGAAGCTGGCGATGCCCAAGCCCAAACGGCTTTGGCGGCGCTCTACCCCTACACTGGCCATGCCCATATCGTCGGGGTAACTGGTGCACCTGGCACTGGCAAATCGACATTGGTCACCCAAATGGCTTTGCATTGGCGTAGTCTTGGGCGCAC encodes the following:
- a CDS encoding cobalamin B12-binding domain-containing protein codes for the protein MERPIRVLVAKPGLDGHDRGAKVIARALRDAGMEVIYTGLQQTPQMIVEAALQEDVDCIGLSILSGAHMTLLPKITTMLRENDGADILVVAGGIISDEDAAILRKDHGIAGIFGPGSSTHAIIDFIREHVERSSVEG